From Thermoplasmata archaeon, a single genomic window includes:
- a CDS encoding TATA-box-binding protein: MVKIKIENVVASTSLDGDLDLQRIANALDGAEYEPEQFPGLIYRLSEPKTATLLFRSGKVVCTGAKSIEDVRKAIFTVAEQIEKAGVRINKKPEIEIQNIVASSDLEQEINLNAIAISLGLEKVEYEPEQFPGLVYRLDNPKVVVLLFGSGKLVCTGARVPEDVEHAVEKIMEELRAVDLLR, from the coding sequence ATGGTAAAAATAAAAATAGAAAATGTGGTTGCAAGCACATCACTGGATGGAGACCTCGACCTTCAGAGAATAGCAAATGCACTTGACGGTGCAGAATATGAGCCAGAGCAGTTTCCAGGTCTCATTTATCGGCTCTCAGAGCCAAAAACAGCCACCCTTCTCTTTAGAAGTGGAAAAGTCGTCTGCACGGGTGCAAAGAGCATTGAAGATGTGCGAAAAGCCATTTTTACTGTGGCTGAGCAAATTGAGAAGGCAGGTGTCAGAATCAACAAGAAGCCAGAAATTGAAATCCAGAACATTGTTGCTTCCTCAGACCTTGAACAGGAGATAAACCTGAACGCAATTGCGATAAGTTTGGGGCTTGAGAAGGTAGAGTATGAGCCTGAGCAATTCCCAGGGCTTGTTTACCGTCTGGACAATCCCAAAGTCGTGGTTTTGTTATTTGGTTCAGGGAAACTCGTATGCACGGGTGCAAGGGTGCCTGAGGATGTCGAGCATGCAGTTGAGAAAATAATGGAGGAACTGCGTGCTGTGGATTTGCTGAGATAA
- the purF gene encoding amidophosphoribosyltransferase: MPLHERCGVAATACKDEIASYILYRCLRALQHRGQEASGISVFKGKIVSVKGIGVVDNVFNDEKLHNLASNVGIGHDYYSIKISVPDNAQPHVVSTPAGEIAVAHNGIITNSDILKEKLKARGHCYQKESEEESIAFILSDEYTKHRNIIRAFKTLVKVLNGSYALTILWDSRVFALRDPLGLRPLCVGCGDGYTIAASESVALDVNDAVLAREVEPGELIELKPSSFESYKIGTSGKRAFCFFEYTYFARADSIMNGRSVYEIRRRIGWRLAKEKPVDADVVIPVPDSGRAHAFGYSRASGIHYNEGLIKNRYIARTFILPKQEKREMNVREKLNPIRDIVAGRRVVLVDDSIVRGTTMRSIIDILRNAGATEVHVRVGSPPIISPCFYGIDMTTREQFVAIGKTEEEIAEKLGADSVGYISINGLVEAVQHERRDLCLGCVTGVYPTHIETTKAHVQPCIWDFNERD; the protein is encoded by the coding sequence ATGCCACTTCATGAAAGGTGTGGTGTAGCGGCGACTGCCTGCAAGGATGAAATTGCAAGTTATATTCTGTATAGATGTCTGCGTGCCCTTCAACATAGGGGACAGGAGGCCTCTGGTATTTCGGTTTTTAAAGGCAAAATTGTGAGCGTTAAGGGAATTGGGGTTGTTGACAATGTATTCAATGATGAAAAGCTGCACAACTTAGCAAGTAATGTAGGTATTGGACATGATTACTACTCGATCAAAATTTCCGTTCCAGATAATGCCCAGCCCCATGTAGTAAGCACCCCTGCAGGAGAAATTGCAGTAGCTCATAACGGAATCATCACTAACTCAGATATTCTGAAGGAAAAACTCAAGGCGAGGGGACACTGCTATCAAAAGGAAAGTGAGGAGGAGAGCATTGCCTTCATACTTTCTGACGAATACACAAAGCACAGAAACATAATCAGGGCATTTAAAACACTTGTAAAAGTGCTCAACGGCAGCTATGCCCTTACAATTCTCTGGGATTCAAGAGTATTTGCACTCCGTGACCCTCTGGGTTTACGTCCTCTCTGTGTTGGCTGTGGTGACGGTTACACAATTGCTGCCTCAGAGAGCGTTGCCCTTGATGTAAACGATGCAGTGCTTGCAAGAGAAGTGGAACCGGGTGAGTTGATTGAGTTGAAGCCCAGTAGTTTTGAAAGTTACAAAATTGGAACATCTGGCAAAAGAGCGTTCTGCTTTTTTGAATACACATATTTTGCAAGAGCAGACTCAATTATGAATGGCAGAAGTGTGTATGAAATAAGAAGGAGGATTGGGTGGAGGTTGGCTAAGGAGAAACCAGTTGATGCAGATGTAGTAATTCCGGTGCCAGATTCGGGCAGAGCCCATGCATTCGGCTACTCTAGAGCTTCAGGAATCCACTACAACGAAGGCTTGATAAAGAACAGATACATTGCTAGGACCTTCATTCTTCCAAAACAGGAAAAGCGAGAAATGAATGTAAGGGAAAAATTGAATCCGATAAGGGATATTGTGGCTGGAAGAAGGGTTGTGCTTGTGGATGACAGCATAGTTAGAGGAACCACAATGCGAAGTATAATTGATATTCTCAGAAATGCTGGTGCAACTGAAGTCCATGTTCGTGTCGGCTCTCCTCCAATAATCTCTCCATGTTTTTATGGAATTGACATGACAACAAGAGAACAGTTTGTGGCTATAGGCAAGACTGAAGAGGAGATTGCAGAGAAGCTTGGTGCTGATTCGGTTGGATACATAAGCATTAATGGGCTCGTGGAAGCGGTACAGCATGAGCGAAGAGACCTGTGCCTTGGGTGTGTAACTGGTGTTTATCCTACACATATAGAAACTACAAAAGCCCATGTTCAACCTTGTATCTGGGATTTTAATGAGAGAGATTGA
- a CDS encoding iron-sulfur cluster assembly protein — MDDKELELEVAKQLNEVLDPETGISVMDMGLVQNLSVKDGIVHLVFVPSSPFCPLGVRIAFDIKNKVKGIAGVKGIDMRVEGHVSAKEITEQLKKD; from the coding sequence ATGGATGATAAGGAATTGGAACTTGAAGTGGCAAAGCAGTTGAATGAAGTTCTTGATCCGGAGACAGGAATAAGCGTTATGGACATGGGTCTGGTGCAGAATCTAAGTGTGAAGGATGGAATTGTGCACCTGGTTTTCGTACCTTCCTCTCCATTCTGTCCTCTGGGCGTGAGAATTGCATTTGACATAAAGAATAAAGTCAAGGGAATAGCAGGGGTAAAGGGCATTGATATGCGTGTGGAAGGTCATGTTTCCGCAAAGGAAATTACTGAGCAATTGAAAAAAGATTGA
- a CDS encoding TatD family hydrolase, with protein sequence MKIPILDDHIHLSSAGGNVESVKRFEKAGGTHCIVVNMPYAGMEAVRNGNFKAQYEETLRLCELVNANTNVKAFAVIGPYPVELLALAEKLGLERAKEIMLRGVEDAATLIKEGKAIGFGEIGRPHFPVSQEIMQISNEIIESVFERAKGLGCAVVLHTERASEQLYEEICSMAERTGIEKARVVKHFARAETIGHAGGLTPSVLAGREVLNPGIFETPNFMLETDFLDDPARPGAVLDITTVPKRVKRLLEIGVSEEKIWSIMVDVPKKVYGIEIV encoded by the coding sequence ATGAAAATTCCAATTCTGGACGACCACATCCATCTTTCTTCTGCTGGAGGCAATGTAGAATCTGTAAAGCGGTTTGAGAAGGCAGGAGGAACCCATTGCATTGTTGTAAATATGCCTTATGCGGGCATGGAAGCAGTGAGGAACGGTAATTTCAAAGCCCAGTATGAAGAAACACTCCGACTTTGTGAACTCGTGAATGCAAATACAAATGTGAAGGCTTTTGCTGTGATTGGGCCTTATCCTGTGGAATTGCTTGCACTTGCTGAAAAGCTAGGATTAGAAAGGGCAAAAGAAATCATGTTGCGGGGTGTGGAAGATGCAGCAACACTGATAAAAGAGGGGAAAGCGATTGGGTTTGGAGAGATTGGGAGACCGCATTTTCCTGTGTCTCAAGAAATTATGCAAATTTCCAACGAGATAATTGAATCTGTTTTTGAGAGAGCGAAAGGACTGGGTTGTGCAGTTGTGCTCCATACTGAGAGAGCCTCAGAACAGCTTTACGAAGAGATTTGCAGCATGGCTGAGAGAACTGGGATTGAGAAAGCAAGGGTGGTGAAGCATTTTGCAAGGGCTGAAACAATTGGTCATGCTGGTGGGCTTACACCATCTGTTCTTGCTGGGAGAGAGGTTCTGAATCCGGGAATCTTCGAAACCCCGAATTTCATGCTGGAAACCGACTTTCTTGACGACCCTGCAAGACCTGGTGCAGTGCTTGATATTACCACGGTGCCTAAGCGTGTGAAACGACTTCTGGAAATAGGCGTGAGCGAGGAAAAGATTTGGAGCATCATGGTGGATGTACCAAAGAAGGTGTATGGGATAGAAATTGTTTAG
- a CDS encoding aminopeptidase, whose product MAKKRKKELEIKKKNLWSNLKKDEIKKIEATGEKLLRFLEAKTEREVVAKVKEIAEKQGFVDINKVSKIEPGMKLFAVNREKSIALIVVGRKKIVEGMNLIVSHTDAPRLDLKQMPLVEDAVADLCFLDTHYYGGIKNYQWVSTPLELRGVFVLGSGEKIDVSVGEKDGIYFMIPDLPPHLDDNVQGKRKLLPGIKGEELNVLAGSIPHDSDKSPLKLNVLRILNEKYGITEEDFVSAELEFVPAWKPAYLGFDRGLIAAYGLDDRVCVFASLEALFGLKVPDRTCIAYAVDKEEIGSDTNTSVTSLFFENLVKKLIQLEKGHACSTEVLDALIRTKAISADVKPGVDPIYKGVYDSTNAVYVNRGMCFTRGPYHGGKKGANEANAEFLHEMRVILDKAGVAWQFGNSGKMDEGGGGTVARYLATRGMDVVDAGVPLIAMHAPVEIVGKVDVHATVKGFKAFFEHPF is encoded by the coding sequence ATGGCTAAGAAAAGGAAAAAAGAATTGGAAATTAAGAAGAAAAATCTATGGTCTAATCTAAAGAAGGACGAAATAAAGAAAATAGAAGCAACTGGAGAAAAACTGCTGAGGTTTTTAGAGGCAAAAACAGAACGAGAAGTGGTTGCAAAGGTAAAGGAAATTGCAGAAAAACAGGGTTTTGTGGACATAAACAAGGTCTCAAAAATTGAGCCGGGAATGAAGTTGTTTGCTGTGAACAGAGAGAAAAGCATTGCGTTGATTGTGGTGGGGCGAAAAAAGATTGTGGAGGGGATGAACCTCATCGTGTCCCATACTGATGCACCACGACTTGATTTAAAACAGATGCCGCTAGTTGAAGATGCTGTTGCGGACCTCTGTTTCCTTGACACGCACTACTATGGCGGAATCAAAAACTACCAATGGGTTTCAACACCTCTTGAACTCAGAGGCGTTTTCGTGTTGGGATCAGGGGAGAAGATAGATGTTTCAGTTGGTGAGAAAGATGGAATTTACTTCATGATTCCAGACCTTCCGCCGCATTTAGATGATAATGTCCAGGGCAAGAGAAAACTATTGCCTGGGATAAAAGGGGAGGAACTGAATGTGCTAGCCGGAAGCATTCCGCACGATTCAGATAAGTCCCCACTCAAACTGAATGTGCTCCGCATCCTCAACGAAAAATATGGAATTACGGAGGAAGATTTCGTTTCTGCAGAACTCGAGTTTGTGCCTGCCTGGAAACCCGCATATCTTGGGTTTGACAGGGGGTTGATTGCTGCCTATGGGCTTGATGACAGAGTTTGTGTGTTTGCCTCACTGGAGGCCCTCTTTGGGTTGAAAGTGCCAGATAGAACATGCATTGCCTATGCTGTGGATAAGGAGGAGATTGGGAGCGACACAAACACCTCTGTCACCTCTTTGTTTTTCGAAAACCTAGTAAAAAAATTAATCCAGCTTGAGAAAGGGCATGCTTGCAGCACCGAAGTTCTAGATGCTCTCATCAGAACCAAGGCAATTTCTGCAGATGTGAAGCCAGGTGTGGACCCAATTTACAAAGGTGTTTATGATTCCACAAATGCGGTGTATGTAAATCGTGGAATGTGTTTCACCAGAGGCCCATACCATGGCGGGAAGAAAGGTGCAAATGAAGCAAATGCAGAATTTTTGCACGAAATGAGAGTGATTTTAGACAAAGCGGGAGTTGCCTGGCAGTTCGGAAATTCTGGAAAAATGGATGAAGGTGGGGGTGGCACAGTCGCAAGATATTTAGCCACCAGAGGAATGGATGTAGTGGATGCAGGTGTGCCATTGATTGCAATGCATGCACCTGTGGAGATTGTGGGTAAGGTAGATGTTCATGCCACTGTAAAAGGTTTCAAGGCATTCTTTGAACATCCTTTTTAA
- a CDS encoding LSM domain-containing protein has translation MVGTMLKPLGMLNQALTKPVMVELKGNRAYRGILEGYDPHMNLVLKNAEEFVNNEVVRKMDVALVRGDNVIFISP, from the coding sequence ATGGTGGGGACAATGCTTAAACCGCTCGGAATGCTTAACCAGGCGCTTACGAAGCCAGTGATGGTAGAACTGAAGGGAAATAGGGCGTACAGGGGAATCCTAGAGGGCTACGACCCACATATGAATCTAGTGCTCAAGAATGCAGAGGAATTTGTGAACAACGAAGTGGTGCGAAAGATGGATGTGGCCCTTGTCCGCGGTGACAATGTAATCTTTATTTCCCCATAA
- the purB gene encoding adenylosuccinate lyase, which translates to MICPIDYRYGREEMKRIFEENSRLEYMLRVEGALALVQAEFGNIPAEMAEKINEMATQEHVKMERVKEIENQIKHDVMALVKALSEVSEEAGKYVHLGATSNDIIDTANALQIKDGLEIILKGLGELRRVLLAIAKEHRNTVMIGRTHGQHAVPITFGLKMAVFATEVARHEERIRQGIPRFCVGKLLGAVGTGAALGPNALKIQEKLMEKLGIWAENGCTQVVGRDRYIELVCLLANIATTCEKFATEIRNLQRTEINEVSEHFEETQVGSSTMPHKRNPVMAENICGLARVVRALVLPAFENNLMWHERDLTNSSAERFIIPHAFILCDDIIHKTISLFRKLNVNAEQMQKNIELTQGLVMAERVMIELTKKGMGRQEAHELVRKLSMEALSEKRHLSDLLVERQIFSREDVEKIFEAGSYVGVAPEIVDKIIKELGD; encoded by the coding sequence ATGATATGCCCTATTGATTACAGATACGGTCGAGAGGAAATGAAAAGAATTTTTGAAGAAAATTCCCGTCTGGAATACATGTTGCGGGTGGAAGGGGCTCTGGCCTTGGTCCAGGCAGAGTTTGGAAACATTCCCGCCGAGATGGCAGAGAAAATAAATGAAATGGCAACACAAGAGCATGTGAAGATGGAAAGGGTGAAAGAAATTGAGAACCAGATAAAACATGATGTGATGGCGCTGGTTAAGGCACTCTCAGAGGTTTCGGAAGAAGCAGGTAAATATGTGCATCTCGGTGCCACCTCCAATGACATCATTGACACAGCTAATGCCCTCCAGATAAAAGATGGGCTTGAAATAATACTTAAAGGACTTGGAGAACTCAGGCGTGTCCTTCTCGCCATTGCAAAAGAACACAGAAATACTGTGATGATTGGGAGGACACATGGCCAGCATGCTGTGCCCATCACATTTGGCCTGAAAATGGCTGTGTTTGCTACAGAGGTAGCAAGACATGAAGAGAGGATTCGACAAGGCATACCCAGATTCTGTGTTGGAAAACTTCTCGGGGCTGTTGGAACAGGTGCAGCCCTCGGACCAAATGCTCTCAAAATCCAGGAAAAACTGATGGAGAAGCTTGGAATCTGGGCCGAAAATGGGTGTACGCAGGTTGTGGGTCGAGATAGATACATAGAACTTGTCTGTCTTCTCGCCAACATTGCAACCACATGCGAAAAATTTGCAACTGAAATTCGCAACCTTCAACGCACAGAAATCAACGAGGTTTCTGAACATTTTGAGGAAACGCAGGTGGGAAGCTCAACAATGCCTCACAAGAGAAACCCAGTAATGGCTGAGAATATTTGCGGGCTTGCGAGAGTTGTGCGTGCCCTTGTGCTTCCTGCATTTGAGAACAATCTGATGTGGCATGAACGCGACCTCACCAACTCCTCTGCAGAGCGCTTTATAATTCCTCATGCATTCATTCTCTGCGACGACATTATTCACAAAACCATTTCCCTCTTCAGAAAACTGAATGTGAATGCAGAGCAAATGCAGAAAAACATAGAACTCACACAAGGTCTCGTGATGGCTGAGCGTGTAATGATTGAGTTGACAAAGAAGGGCATGGGACGCCAAGAAGCCCACGAACTTGTGAGAAAACTTTCAATGGAAGCGCTATCAGAAAAAAGGCATCTGAGCGATTTACTTGTGGAAAGACAGATTTTTAGCAGAGAAGATGTGGAAAAAATATTTGAGGCAGGGAGTTATGTAGGTGTTGCTCCTGAAATTGTGGACAAAATAATCAAGGAACTTGGTGATTGA
- a CDS encoding 50S ribosomal protein L37e produces the protein MTKGTPSKKGGRKTHIRCRRCGHHTYHITKKKCAHCGYGASTRLRQYSWQKAR, from the coding sequence ATGACAAAAGGAACGCCTTCAAAAAAAGGTGGGAGAAAAACCCACATCCGATGCAGACGCTGTGGTCATCATACTTATCACATCACAAAAAAGAAATGTGCTCACTGCGGCTATGGTGCATCAACCAGGTTGAGACAATATTCATGGCAAAAGGCGCGGTGA